The Thermosipho melanesiensis BI429 sequence AAATGTGAAAGGTGAAACAGGAGAAGTTGAGTTTGAAAAATCTAAAAATTTGGAAGATGGTGCTGCAAACGTTGTAACTTCAATTGTTGTTGATTATAGATCATTTGATACCTTAGGTGAAGTTACAGTTTTATTTACATCTGCTTTAGGTGTAGGGATAATATTAAATGGAATTAAAAAGAAAACTTTTGGAAGAACACCTAACTTTATCTTAAGGATTTCCGTTGGAATTTTATTACCTTTAATCTTATTGTTTGGTGCTTACATCTTTATCCACGGTCACTTGACACCTGGAGGGGGTTTTCCGGGAGGTACTATAATTGCAGCTGGAATATTGCTCCTTTACCTTTCCAATGAAGAATTTAAACTCGGAAAAGCTTCAAAATTTGTGGAAAGTGTTGCAGGAAGTGTTTACGTAATTATTGGAATTATAGGGTTGGCAATAGGTGGATATTTCTTAATTAACTTCCTCCCGACAGGAGTTTTAGGTGCTTTATTTAGTGCGGGAATTATTCCAATTGTTTATGTGGTTATAGGATTTAAGGTTGGTGCAGAATTATCAGGTATAATTGCCGATTTACACGGGGAGGGATAATGATGATATACTATATTTCATTTCTTTTGATAGGTATAGGTATATACGGTCTTCTAACTCAAAAAAACCTTTTTAAATACTTGGTTTCATTGACTATTATAGATACAGCAATCAACTTGTTTATCATTTCTATTGGATACATAAATGGTAAAGATGTGCCTATCTTTTCAAAATATACAAAAACGGCAAATTTTGTTGATCCTCTACCACAAGCTTTGGTGTTAACGGCTATTGTTATAGGTGTAGGTACATTAGCTTTAGGTACATCACTTTTAATAAGAACGTATGAGAAATATAGTACATTAGACGTTGAAGAAATCGCCCAAAAGGAGGCGGAAGAATGATAGCTCTTTTAGTTGCTATTCCATTAATCTCTGCGTTTTTATTCGTGCCATTTAAAGATAAGTCAAAATACATATTACCATTTGTTATTTTGTTGGATTTAATAGTGTTATTTAACTTAGCTCCAGGTACAATTTCAGAAATGGGTGGCTGGAAAGCACCTTTTGGAATAGTTTTGGTACTTGATTCTGCAAGTTTTTACACAGTACTAGTTGTAAATATTATCTTTTTATTGATTTCATTTATGCCGCAAATCGCAGAAAGAAACTATTCAATAATTTTATTAATACTTTTAGGAGCGTTAAATGGCTTAATTCTTACAGGGGATATTTTTAATTCTTTTGTATTTTTGGAAATTACTGCAGCAGCTGGATATATAATTGCATCTACTAAGAAAAATTATTATGGAGCATTTAAATACCTAATTATTGGTGGAATTGCTGGTGGATTTTATCTTCTTGGAGCAATTTATGCATATTTAGGTACCGGCTCATTGAATTTAGCCGATATAGCGATTAATATAAATCATTCTATTATGCCATATGTAGCACTTTTGTTATTTGTTGGACTAGCAGTTGAGGCAAAAGTTTTGCCATTAGCAGGATGGGTTCCAAGTGTTTATGCATCAGGTTCATCTTTAACACCAACGGTTTTAGGTACCACTGTTACTTTTTCTGTGATTTATCTCTTGGGAAGGATTTTTATTACTGTATTTAATGGTTATTTTTTAGATGTAATTTATGTATTTGGACTTTTAACTCTTATTCTTGCCGAAATTGCCGCATTTAGACAAGAAAAATTGTTAAAAGCTCTTGCTTTTTCTTCAATTGCACAGGCAGGTTTAGTGTTAAGTGTTATTTCTCTTAATACCTTTAGTGCGTTAAATGCAGCATATTTTCATCTCTTAAATGATGTAACCGCAAAATTAGTTTTATTTATTGTAGCTGCAAGTGTTTCTGGAAGTTTTATGAAGAATAAAACGTTAGGGATTACATTTAGTATTGCTTCCTTTTCTTTAATAGGATTCCCATTGTTTGCTGGTTTCAGGAGTAAATTGTTAATTTTAAAAAGTGCTTTTGAGAAAGGTGACTATTTATTACCTATACTTTTGTTGATAGCTACTGTGATTGAAATGGCGTATCTTCTGAAGTGGAATGTAAAATTTTGGTATAGTAATGAAGATATAAATAAGGAAATTCCATGGAATATAATGTTACTGGT is a genomic window containing:
- a CDS encoding Na(+)/H(+) antiporter subunit B; this translates as MRRVFSLLIVTGLLIFFVSSLSAIPEYGKARLSKVSKAYINKNVKGETGEVEFEKSKNLEDGAANVVTSIVVDYRSFDTLGEVTVLFTSALGVGIILNGIKKKTFGRTPNFILRISVGILLPLILLFGAYIFIHGHLTPGGGFPGGTIIAAGILLLYLSNEEFKLGKASKFVESVAGSVYVIIGIIGLAIGGYFLINFLPTGVLGALFSAGIIPIVYVVIGFKVGAELSGIIADLHGEG
- a CDS encoding sodium:proton antiporter, with product MIYYISFLLIGIGIYGLLTQKNLFKYLVSLTIIDTAINLFIISIGYINGKDVPIFSKYTKTANFVDPLPQALVLTAIVIGVGTLALGTSLLIRTYEKYSTLDVEEIAQKEAEE
- a CDS encoding Na+/H+ antiporter subunit D produces the protein MIALLVAIPLISAFLFVPFKDKSKYILPFVILLDLIVLFNLAPGTISEMGGWKAPFGIVLVLDSASFYTVLVVNIIFLLISFMPQIAERNYSIILLILLGALNGLILTGDIFNSFVFLEITAAAGYIIASTKKNYYGAFKYLIIGGIAGGFYLLGAIYAYLGTGSLNLADIAININHSIMPYVALLLFVGLAVEAKVLPLAGWVPSVYASGSSLTPTVLGTTVTFSVIYLLGRIFITVFNGYFLDVIYVFGLLTLILAEIAAFRQEKLLKALAFSSIAQAGLVLSVISLNTFSALNAAYFHLLNDVTAKLVLFIVAASVSGSFMKNKTLGITFSIASFSLIGFPLFAGFRSKLLILKSAFEKGDYLLPILLLIATVIEMAYLLKWNVKFWYSNEDINKEIPWNIMLLVLIVALFIIYIGIFPEIYLKISRSIAEGLINSEAYVTTILGGM